One Anguilla rostrata isolate EN2019 chromosome 15, ASM1855537v3, whole genome shotgun sequence genomic window carries:
- the LOC135240866 gene encoding putative potassium channel regulatory protein, producing the protein MKMSTQDILTINVGGQKFTTTAATLKKHPDSRLARMLDGSDSEFRIFGGEVFVDRDGTLFKYILDYIRTYQVSLPPEFFDFEGLKREAEFYEVHALAEFLGRGGCRPTSELLELRFSIQDIHGFFRLFCSRSSTLETLATRISVYAEQPAANWNCTHQQQKPMIPVPLQRPSHHDVVFQCGTDYSSGDEFAARYVTILPDDRKLLNGTNILGLLVDTLLGEGFRLVSTRTVSSEEKVECYTFERNKIPHVLTINDS; encoded by the exons atgaaaatgagcaCTCAAGATATTTTAACAATAAACGTTGGGGGACAAAAATTCACCACCACAGCGGCAACACTGAAAAAGCATCCTGACTCCAGGCTTGCGCGTATGCTGGATGGTTCCGATTCTGAATTTCGAATCTTTGGCGGCGAGGTTTTCGTGGACAGAGATGGAACCTTATTTAAGTACATACTGGACTACATAAGGACCTATCAAGTCTCACTACCACCCGAATTCTTCGACTTTGAAGGATTGAAGCGTGAGGCGGAGTTCTACGAGGTGCACGCACTGGCAGAGTTTCTTGGCAGAGGTGGCTGTCGTCCAACGTCAGAATTATTAGAGTTGCGCTTCTCAATTCAGGACATACACGGATTCTTTAGATTATTCTGCTCGCGGAGCAGCACTCTGGAGACACTGGCCACGAGAATATCCGTGTACGCCGAGCAGCCGGCGGCAAATTGGAATTGCACCCACCAGCAGCAAAAACCTATGATACCTGTGCCGCTGCAACGGCCCTCTCATCATGACGTCGTCTTCCAGTGTGGCACAGATTACTCTTCCGGGGACGAGTTCGCTGCAAG GTATGTGACTATACTCCCAGATGACAGAAAGCTGTTGAACGGAACCAACATACTTGGTTTACTGGTGGACACGCTTCTGGGAGAAGGATTCCGACTTGTAAGCACGCGGACAGTATCCTCAGAAGAAAAGGTGGAGTGTTACACgtttgagagaaataagattCCTCACGTTCTTACGATAAACGATAGTTAG
- the trim13 gene encoding tripartite motif-containing 13 isoform X1, with translation MELLEEDLTCPICCCLFEDPRVLPCSHSFCKKCLEGILDGNRGPTWRPPFKCPTCRKETLHNGIHSLQVNYSLRGIVEKYNKIRMSPKMSLCRQHSCQPLNIFCATDLKLICGFCATTGDHKGHKFCALEEAYQQEKTAFEELFKRFENWRSADVLTCLESLEASKKKSLQLVTKDAEKVTEYFDKLICTLDHKKNEILSDFETLKLAVMQSYDPEINKLRAVLDEQRRALSIAESFKDVSDPLCFLQQMQEFREKLRVIRETTLPSRSDMDVGSLMKNFDVKSWDSVMLRDVDKLAAPHEDGAYGSASVRFSKALWGLFVLVCLALSALLFVEPADLSLISARVSAVGHSYLPATVEVANYAAFCWSEVARVCLSLYEVCQKCVFGLLNATANLICCCKLL, from the coding sequence ATGGAGCTCCTGGAAGAAGACCTCACCTGTCCGATTTGCTGCTGTCTTTTCGAAGACCCGCGAGTCCTCCCCTGCTCGCACAGCTTTTGTAAGAAATGTTTGGAGGGCATTCTGGATGGAAACCGAGGTCCCACGTGGAGACCGCCGTTCAAGTGTCCGACTTGTCGGAAGGAAACCCTGCACAATGGCATCCACAGCCTTCAAGTCAACTACTCCTTACGTGGGATCGTGGAGAAGTACAATAAAATAAGGATGTCCCCGAAGATGTCGCTCTGTCGACAGCACAGCTGCCAGCCGCTCAATATATTCTGTGCCACGGACTTGAAACTGATATGTGGGTTTTGCGCTACAACGGGGGATCACAAAGGGCACAAATTTTGCGCATTGGAAGAGGCTTACCAACAAGAGAAAACCGCCTTCGAAGAACTATTCAAACGCTTCGAAAACTGGCGAAGCGCTGATGTGCTGACCTGTTTGGAGTCTTTAGAAGCCAGCAAGAAGAAATCGTTACAGCTGGTTACCAAAGACGCCGAAAAGGTAACCGAGTATTTCGATAAGTTGATATGCACACTAGATCATAAGAAAAACGAGATACTTTCAGATTTTGAAACGCTGAAGTTGGCTGTGATGCAGTCGTACGACCCAGAGATAAACAAACTGAGAGCGGTCCTGGATGAACAGAGGCGAGCCCTCAGCATCGCCGAATCGTTCAAAGATGTATCCGATCCGCTCTGTTTTCTCCAGCAAATGCAGGAATTTAGGGAAAAGCTGAGGGTGATTCGGGAAACTACACTGCCCTCTCGAAGCGACATGGATGTCGGATCCCTGATGAAAAACTTTGACGTAAAGAGCTGGGACTCTGTGATGCTCAGAGATGTGGACAAGCTCGCGGCTCCGCACGAGGACGGCGCCTACGGCTCCGCCAGTGTAAGGTTTTCCAAAGCGTTGTGGGGACTCTTCGTTTTAGTTTGTCTCGCACTGTCTGCGCTGTTGTTTGTGGAGCCGGCCGACCTCTCTCTAATTTCTGCCCGTGTCTCCGCAGTCGGTCACTCCTACTTACCGGCGACGGTAGAGGTGGCCAACTACGCTGCATTTTGCTGGAGCGAGGTGGCTAgggtgtgtctgtctctctatgAGGTATGCCAGAAGTGTGTCTTCGGTCTGCTTAATGCAACTGCAAACTTAATTTGCTGTTGCAAGCTGCTTTAG
- the trim13 gene encoding tripartite motif-containing 13 isoform X2 has protein sequence MQHTGYCGTRKILPRAIKTSDTLNTMELLEEDLTCPICCCLFEDPRVLPCSHSFCKKCLEGILDGNRGPTWRPPFKCPTCRKETLHNGIHSLQVNYSLRGIVEKYNKIRMSPKMSLCRQHSCQPLNIFCATDLKLICGFCATTGDHKGHKFCALEEAYQQEKTAFEELFKRFENWRSADVLTCLESLEASKKKSLQLVTKDAEKVTEYFDKLICTLDHKKNEILSDFETLKLAVMQSYDPEINKLRAVLDEQRRALSIAESFKDVSDPLCFLQQMQEFREKLRVIRETTLPSRSDMDVGSLMKNFDVKSWDSVMLRDVDKLAAPHEDGAYGSASVRFSKALWGLFVLVCLALSALLFVEPADLSLISARVSAVGHSYLPATVEVANYAAFCWSEVARVCLSLYEVCQKCVFGLLNATANLICCCKLL, from the exons ATGCAGCATACCGGATATTGCGGAACACGTAAAATACTCCCGCGTGCGATTAAAACAAGCGATACTTTA AATACCATGGAGCTCCTGGAAGAAGACCTCACCTGTCCGATTTGCTGCTGTCTTTTCGAAGACCCGCGAGTCCTCCCCTGCTCGCACAGCTTTTGTAAGAAATGTTTGGAGGGCATTCTGGATGGAAACCGAGGTCCCACGTGGAGACCGCCGTTCAAGTGTCCGACTTGTCGGAAGGAAACCCTGCACAATGGCATCCACAGCCTTCAAGTCAACTACTCCTTACGTGGGATCGTGGAGAAGTACAATAAAATAAGGATGTCCCCGAAGATGTCGCTCTGTCGACAGCACAGCTGCCAGCCGCTCAATATATTCTGTGCCACGGACTTGAAACTGATATGTGGGTTTTGCGCTACAACGGGGGATCACAAAGGGCACAAATTTTGCGCATTGGAAGAGGCTTACCAACAAGAGAAAACCGCCTTCGAAGAACTATTCAAACGCTTCGAAAACTGGCGAAGCGCTGATGTGCTGACCTGTTTGGAGTCTTTAGAAGCCAGCAAGAAGAAATCGTTACAGCTGGTTACCAAAGACGCCGAAAAGGTAACCGAGTATTTCGATAAGTTGATATGCACACTAGATCATAAGAAAAACGAGATACTTTCAGATTTTGAAACGCTGAAGTTGGCTGTGATGCAGTCGTACGACCCAGAGATAAACAAACTGAGAGCGGTCCTGGATGAACAGAGGCGAGCCCTCAGCATCGCCGAATCGTTCAAAGATGTATCCGATCCGCTCTGTTTTCTCCAGCAAATGCAGGAATTTAGGGAAAAGCTGAGGGTGATTCGGGAAACTACACTGCCCTCTCGAAGCGACATGGATGTCGGATCCCTGATGAAAAACTTTGACGTAAAGAGCTGGGACTCTGTGATGCTCAGAGATGTGGACAAGCTCGCGGCTCCGCACGAGGACGGCGCCTACGGCTCCGCCAGTGTAAGGTTTTCCAAAGCGTTGTGGGGACTCTTCGTTTTAGTTTGTCTCGCACTGTCTGCGCTGTTGTTTGTGGAGCCGGCCGACCTCTCTCTAATTTCTGCCCGTGTCTCCGCAGTCGGTCACTCCTACTTACCGGCGACGGTAGAGGTGGCCAACTACGCTGCATTTTGCTGGAGCGAGGTGGCTAgggtgtgtctgtctctctatgAGGTATGCCAGAAGTGTGTCTTCGGTCTGCTTAATGCAACTGCAAACTTAATTTGCTGTTGCAAGCTGCTTTAG